One Elusimicrobiota bacterium genomic region harbors:
- the larB gene encoding nickel pincer cofactor biosynthesis protein LarB, with the protein MDHHFAEKERYERQGFPEAIYSPGKSVEQIIDISKELVKGKGPAIVTRAEKEIYFKLKKKFPSAKYFPLAKIILLNNAVKNIDKQKYICVVTAGTTDISVAEESAVTAEILGNRVERLYDVGVAGVHRVLKFKEKLLHASCIVVCAGMEGALPSVIGGLVKCPVIGVPTSVGYGVSFKGVSALLSMLNSCAPNVCVVNIDDGFGAGIISGLINKGVNKI; encoded by the coding sequence ATGGATCACCATTTTGCAGAAAAAGAAAGATATGAAAGGCAGGGTTTTCCGGAAGCAATTTATTCTCCCGGAAAAAGCGTAGAACAAATTATTGATATTTCAAAAGAGCTTGTTAAAGGCAAAGGCCCGGCTATAGTTACGAGAGCTGAAAAAGAAATTTATTTTAAATTGAAGAAAAAGTTTCCCAGTGCAAAATATTTTCCTTTGGCTAAAATAATTCTTCTTAACAATGCCGTAAAAAATATTGATAAACAAAAATATATTTGCGTTGTTACTGCGGGGACTACCGATATCTCGGTTGCCGAAGAGTCGGCTGTTACCGCAGAGATTCTAGGAAACAGGGTTGAAAGATTATACGATGTCGGTGTTGCCGGAGTTCATAGGGTCCTTAAATTTAAGGAAAAACTCCTCCATGCATCATGTATAGTGGTATGTGCGGGAATGGAAGGTGCTTTGCCAAGTGTTATAGGCGGACTGGTGAAGTGCCCTGTTATAGGAGTTCCCACTTCGGTCGGTTACGGAGTTTCTTTTAAAGGGGTTTCGGCACTTCTATCAATGCTTAATTCTTGCGCCCCCAATGTTTGCGTAGTAAATATAGACGACGGGTTTGGTGCCGGAATCATTTCGGGTTTGATTAATAAAGGGGTTAATAAAATATAA